The following proteins come from a genomic window of Trifolium pratense cultivar HEN17-A07 linkage group LG4, ARS_RC_1.1, whole genome shotgun sequence:
- the LOC123920065 gene encoding GBF-interacting protein 1-like gives MSGTGFRASIPNSVKKTIQNIKEIAGNHSDEDIYAMLKECSMDPNETAQKLLLQDTFHEVKRKRDKRKENLNIREQVEPRGRPGTHGRGPRGGRGNFSSHNISHDASARKTSVTGKDSGPHQASEKNAPHLSASQEIISKGNSSGASSVPIITNGPTNVASGTISGVSPSPSSAGNGDTMVQSSGNNNINSNVDSASPSVKSNEVATVASGTGPASSSVHFSSSDPVLVPSDNSWFPGAVGAIRREVGSQHSLGELNVVNSAKNNITAAPETGISSVPGKIQGKSQGVAKNHSNEMPAPSSPVTHGSPSVSRPSSNYNNRSQQLTGPQKAGSNKEWKPKPTNTLNQNSGPATASEAPPVSAEVTRQLESASSALDSEEAASKLQRKLEDFHLPQRQHVILPNHIMVPESEKNKFCFGSLGINFGVNTTTSYVSGPDSEKSSAPLSETSQEIEETAEEQNSSQNGAVTSEVEDYPDHPQSPNNVPVNLESSEVDGSSSAIQEYNESKQDTALPHEGHQYSGVHISPNYSFGFVPPMLGTQLPPFDNSESQTRDISRLPSFIMHPQLDPASYYAQFYRPGADNDGRLSPFASAAATTKYNGNVAVLPTPNSQSPQEGGILSTAGQTPLVTQAAGLMQSSIGVTQQPVPVFRPSGVHLSHYPPNYIPYGHYFSPFYVPPPIHQFLGNGVFPQQPQASTVYPPPQAVAAPGMKYPLPQFKSGTNAANSTHLVMPNAFGLYGSSPAGYNHNSVATAGNSTANEDLNSSQFKETNVYISGPQSEGSAMWVAAPGRDITNLPTSSFYNLPPQGQHVTFAPTQAGHGTFASIYHPAQAVTAAAVHPLLQQSQTMAGAVDMVGPGGHVYQTPQNAQINWPSNY, from the exons ATGAGTGGAACTGGGTTTAGGGCTTCAATTCCAAACAGTGTCAAAAAGACGATCCAGAACATCAAAGAGATCGCAGGTAATCATAGTGATGAAGATATCTATGCAATGCTTAAGGAATGTTCTATGGATCCCAATGAGACTGCTCAGAAACTCCTTCTTCAGG ATACATTTCATGAGGTCAAAAGAAAGAGGGACAAAAGAAAGGAG AATCTGAACATCAGAGAACAGGTGGAACCACGTGGGAGGCCTGGCACCCACGGGCGAGGGCCTAGAGGTGGTCGGGGAAATTTTTCATCTCATAATATATCTCATG ATGCCAGTGCAAGAAAGACTTCTGTTACAGGCAAAGATAGTGGACCTCATCAAGCTTCTGAGAAAAATGCGCCACATTTATCAGCTTCTCAAGAGATAATATCTAAAGGGAATAGTTCTGGAGCAAG CTCTGTGCCTATTATTACCAATGGTCCTACAAATGTGGCTTCTGGAACTATTAGTGGTGTGAGTCCTTCCCCTTCATCTGCTGGAAATGGAGACACAATGGTTCAATCGTCTggcaataataatattaatagtaATGTGGATAGTGCTTCACCTTCCGTTAAATCAAATGAAGTTGCAACAGTTGCTTCTGGAACTGGACCGGCATCATCATCTGTTCATTTCTCTTCTTCTGATCCAGTATTGGTTCCATCTGATAATTCATGGTTTCCTGGTGCTGTTGGTGCAATTAGACGCGAAGTTGGAAGTCAACACTCTCTTGGGGAATTAAATGTCGTTAACTCAGCCAAGAACAACATAACTGCTG CTCCTGAGACTGGTATCTCTTCTGTTCCCGGAAAAATTCAAGGTAAATCGCAGGGAGTGGCAAAGAATCACAGCAATGAGATGCCAGCTCCATCATCACCGGTAACTCATGGTAGCCCTTCAGTTAGTCGCCCTTCCTCTAATTACAATAACCGGTCGCAACAACTAACTGGTCCTCAGAAAG CTGGTTCTAATAAGGAATGGAAACCAAAGCCAACAAATACATTAAATCAGAATTCTGGACCTGCTACTGCATCTGAGGCTCCTCCTGTTTCAGCTGAAGTAACTAGGCAGTTAGAGTCTGCGTCTAGTGCCCTTGACTCTGAAGAAGCTGCTTCGAAGTTGCAGAGGAAGCTGGAGGATTTTCATCTTCCACAGCGTCAACATGTTATTCTTCCAAATCATATCATGGTACCTGAATCTGAAAAGAACAAGTTTTGCTTTGGAAGTTTGGGAATCAATTTTGGAGTTAATACTACAACAAGCTATGTTAGTGGCCCAGATAGTGAAAAGAGTTCCGCACCACTTTCTGAAACATCTCAGGAGATTGAAGAAACTGCGGAGGAGCAGAACTCAAG TCAAAATGGTGCGGTTACGTCTGAGGTGGAAGATTATCCTGACCATCCGCAATCACCAAATAACGTACCTGTGAATTTAGAATCCAGCGAGGTCGATGGGTCGTCTAGTGCTATTCAGGAGTATAACGAGTCCAAGCAAGATACTGCTTTACCGCATGAAGGTCATCAGTACTCAGGGGTGCATATTTCTCCAAACTACAGTTTTGGTTTCGTGCCTCCAATGTTGGGTACTCAGCTCCCACCATTTGACAATTCTGAGTCTCAGACGCGTGATATTTCTCGGCTTCCAAGCTTTATT ATGCATCCTCAATTGGATCCAGCTAGTTATTATGCCCAGTTTTACCGACCAGGTGCTGATAATGATGGTCGTCTTTCTCCGTTTGCTTCTGCTGCGGCAACTACCAAGTACAATGGCAATGTTGCGGTGCTGCCCACGCCAAATTCTCAATCTCCTCAAGAG GGAGGTATCTTGTCCACAGCAGGTCAAACACCACTTGTGACTCAAGCTGCAGGACTGATGCAAAGCTCAATAGGTGTTACCCAGCAGCCTGTCCCTGTCTTTCGGCCTAGTGGGGTTCATTTATCTCATTACCCTCCAAACTACATTCCTTATGGTCACTATTTTTCACCATTTTACGTCCCACCTCCAATCCACCAATTTTTGGGTAATGGAGTATTTCCTCAACAACCTCAAGCTAGCACTGTATATCCACCTCCCCAAGCTGTGGCCGCCCCGGGAATGAAATATCCTCTTCCACAATTCAAATCTGGAACAAATGCAGCAAACTCTACTCACCTTGTAATGCCAAACGCTTTTGGACTATATGGCTCCTCTCCAGCTGGTTACAATCATAATTCTGTTGCAACTGCAGGGAATTCGACCGCTAACGAGGATCTCAATTCCTCCCAATTCAAGGAAACTAATGTATACATCAGCGGACCGCAG AGCGAAGGTTCAGCAATGTGGGTGGCTGCACCTGGCCGAGACATTACTAATTTGCCCACTAGTTCATTCTACAACCTTCCACCTCAAGGTCAGCATGTGACTTTCGCTCCAACTCAGGCTGGTCACGGCACTTTTGCAAGCATCTATCACCCTGCACAAGCAGTGACAGCTGCAGCAGTCCATCCACTGTTGCAGCAATCTCAGACAATGGCAGGAGCAGTTGATATGGTAGGACCAGGTGGACATGTTTATCAGACCCCTCAAAATGCACAAATCAATTGGCCAAGCAATTACTAA
- the LOC123924361 gene encoding U-box domain-containing protein 10, with protein MAEGERVVEPEPEQEQEQESEPETKETSTTMLKHNQTMQLLSEKLTNGNLNSKIEAAREIRRMVRKSSKTRSKLADTGVIQPLIFMLSSSNFDARHSSLLALLNLAVRNERNKVQIVTAGAVPPLVELLKIQDNGIRELATAAVLTLSSAATNQPIIASSGAAPLLVQILKSGSVQGKVDAVTTLHNLSTGIENSIELLDASAVSPLINLLKDCKKYSKFAEKATSLLEILSNSEEGRIAISLADGGILTLVETVEDGSLISTEHAVGALLSLCLSCRDKYRELILKEGAIPGLLRLTVEGTTESQDRARMLLDLLRDSPQEKKLDSSVLEKIVLDIAEQLDRVDKTAETSK; from the exons atggcAGAGGGAGAGAGGGTGGTGGAACCAGAACCAGAACAAGAACAGGAACAAGAATCAGAACCAGAAACAAAGGAGACATCAACAACAATGTTGAAACACAACCAGACAATGCAGTTATTATCAGAAAAACTAACAAATGGAAACCTTAACTCAAAGATTGAAGCTGCAAGAGAAATCAGAAGAATGGTTCGAAAATCTTCAAAAACACGCTCCAAACTTGCTGATACTGGTGTCATTCAACCTCTTATCTTCATGCTTTCTTCTTCCAACTTTGATGCTCGTCATTCCTCTCTTCTTGCTCTCCTCAATCTTGCTGTTCGTAATGAAAG AAACAAGGTCCAAATAGTGACAGCTGGTGCAGTGCCTCCTCTGGTGGAGCTTCTCAAGATACAAGATAACGGTATACGAGAATTGGCTACAGCTGCAGTCTTGACACTCTCATCTGCTGCAACCAACCAGCCGATTATTGCTTCTTCTGGAGCTGCTCCTCTCCTTGTTCAGATTCTCAAATCTGGAAGTGTTCAAGGCAAAGTTGATGCTGTTACAACCCTCCATAATCTCTCCACTGGCATTGAGAACTCCATTGAACTTCTTGACGCTAGTGCTGTTTCCCCTCTTATCAACCTCCTTAAAGACTGTAAGAAGTACTCAAAGTTTGCAGAAAAAGCTACATCACTACTCGAAATCCTTTCCAACTCTGAAGAGGGACGAATTGCAATCTCGCTGGCAGACGGTGGAATTTTGACTCTAGTAGAGACAGTTGAAGACGGATCACTTATCAGCACAGAGCATGCTGTTGGAGCATTGCTATCATTATGCCTAAGCTGCCGGGATAAATATCGGGAACTAATTCTTAAAGAAGGAGCAATTCCGGGTCTGTTACGGCTGACAGTAGAGGGCACAACCGAATCTCAAGATAGAGCACGCATGCTTCTGGATTTGCTCAGAGATTCTCCTCAAGAAAAGAAACTAGACTCCTCGGTTTTGGAAAAAATTGTTTTGGACATTGCTGAACAGCTAGATAGAGTAGATAAAACTGCTGAAACTTCGAAATGA